In Antedon mediterranea chromosome 10, ecAntMedi1.1, whole genome shotgun sequence, one genomic interval encodes:
- the LOC140060560 gene encoding protein max-like isoform X2, which produces MSDDDRDIDVESDAEKRAHHNALERKRRDHIKDSFNMLRDAVPNLQGEKASRAQILNKATEYIQFMRRKNNSHQNDIDDLKKQNELLDGQVALLEKAQVTGKLDPESLIDPDTISMLTNSKSSNDSEDSESDSSDDSDPDVPRKRLKVVNDALDSHILIPDSSVPASAVSVTISTS; this is translated from the exons gctgAAAAACGAGCTCACCACAATGCTCTTGAACGAAAACGACGTGATCACATTAAAGATAGCTTCAACATGCTTAGAGACGCTGTCCCTAATTTACAAGGAGAAAAG GCGTCTCGTGCTCAGATTCTCAACAAGGCAACAGAATATATCCAGTTTATGAGACGGAAAAATAACTCGCACCAAAATGATATTGATGATTTGAAAAAGCAAAACGAACTACTCGATGGGCAGG TTGCATTGCTAGAGAAGGCTCAAGTGACAGGAAAATTAGATCCAGAAAGTCTCATTGATCCAGACACTATTAGCATGCTAACAAATTCCAAGTCCAGTAACGATAGTGAAGATTCCGAGTCAGATTCATCGGATGACAGTGACCCTGACGTTCCAAGGAAACGGTTAAAAGTCGTCAACGATGCACTTGATAGTCATATTTTGATACCTGATTCGTCTGTTCCGGCGAGTGCCGTGTCGGTCACTATTTCAACGTCGTGA